Proteins encoded by one window of Anaerosalibacter sp. Marseille-P3206:
- the tilS gene encoding tRNA lysidine(34) synthetase TilS, which translates to MKSKAMECIKRYELINPHEKVLIGVSGGPDSMALLYVLMEIRKEIPFSIYVAHVNHGVRGMEADEDEEFVKNEALKNDIPYYSKRIDMDGYAREHKISSEDAGRILRYKFFREIISSLGGGKIAVAHNKDDQAETLLMRFMRGTGIDGLRGMEYKNDDIIRPILGISRSEIEEYIKSNNIKTRLDRTNLEPIYSRNKIRLELIPYIESNFNPNIVDTLWRISATSQRDSSFLKELSHQKYKQMVKFEDGNSIILCRGKFLLEHEAIKFRIIRHCIEKLSGNLKGITETHIRDVVELSKGETGKSIDLINCIKAKTSYDDLIIEVDKGKEKVSYNKSISIGEYTYFKELGFAVESKVLPVEEVKFNFKDGFIKYFDYDRIVGILTIRNRLPGDVFVPFGMKGTKKLKDYFIDEKVPIPDRDTIPILVDEKNIIWIIGMRTSEYYKITPETKNVLVVKYIKNNQI; encoded by the coding sequence ATGAAGAGTAAGGCTATGGAGTGTATAAAAAGATATGAATTGATTAATCCTCATGAAAAGGTGCTAATAGGTGTATCAGGAGGGCCTGATTCTATGGCACTTTTATATGTTCTTATGGAAATTCGTAAAGAAATACCTTTTTCTATTTATGTTGCCCATGTAAATCATGGTGTTAGAGGAATGGAAGCAGATGAAGATGAAGAGTTTGTAAAAAATGAGGCTTTGAAAAATGACATTCCTTATTATTCTAAAAGAATTGATATGGATGGATATGCAAGAGAACACAAAATTTCATCTGAAGATGCTGGAAGAATACTCAGATATAAGTTTTTTAGAGAAATAATATCATCGTTGGGTGGGGGAAAGATTGCAGTAGCTCACAACAAAGATGATCAAGCTGAAACGCTTTTGATGAGATTTATGAGAGGCACAGGAATTGATGGGCTAAGAGGCATGGAATACAAAAATGATGATATTATTAGACCGATTTTAGGTATTTCTAGAAGTGAAATTGAAGAATATATAAAGTCAAATAATATAAAAACTAGATTAGATAGGACGAACTTAGAACCTATTTACAGTAGAAATAAAATAAGATTAGAGTTAATTCCCTACATAGAGTCGAATTTCAATCCCAATATAGTAGATACACTTTGGAGGATTTCTGCGACTTCTCAAAGGGATAGTAGTTTTCTTAAAGAACTTTCTCATCAAAAATACAAACAGATGGTGAAATTTGAGGATGGAAATAGTATAATTTTATGTAGGGGTAAATTTTTATTAGAACATGAAGCAATTAAGTTTAGAATAATAAGACATTGCATTGAGAAATTGTCAGGTAATCTTAAGGGAATAACAGAAACTCATATTAGAGATGTGGTAGAATTATCTAAAGGAGAAACTGGTAAGAGTATTGATTTAATCAACTGTATAAAAGCTAAGACAAGCTATGATGATTTAATAATAGAAGTAGATAAAGGAAAAGAGAAAGTTTCGTATAATAAGAGTATTTCTATTGGAGAATATACATATTTTAAGGAGCTGGGTTTTGCTGTTGAATCAAAAGTTTTACCGGTTGAAGAAGTTAAGTTTAATTTTAAAGATGGGTTTATTAAATATTTTGATTATGATAGAATAGTAGGCATTCTAACAATTAGAAATAGATTGCCAGGGGATGTGTTTGTTCCTTTTGGGATGAAGGGAACCAAAAAGCTTAAAGATTATTTTATTGATGAAAAAGTTCCAATTCCAGATAGAGATACTATTCCTATATTGGTAGATGAGAAGAATATTATATGGATTATAGGAATGAGAACTAGTGAATATTATAAAATTACCCCTGAGACAAAAAATGTCTTGGTAGTAAAATATATAAAAAACAATCAAATTTGA